AAATTCAGTTGACCAGGCAATTGGCAGCCCTTTACCAGCGGGTAAGCCGGTGGGCCCCGGCCATAGAGTTGTGGGAAAGACTGGCTGGATCACTGTCCGGCGAATGGGAATATCACCAGACCCTGGCCAAGCTGCATGCCAATAAGGGCGATTATGCTAAGGCGCTGGAAGCATTGGAAGAAGGCTCAAAAACCGCAAAAAATGACGACCAGCAGTACCTTTACCTGGCCTATAAAGGCTGGGCGCTGGGCCTGCAGGGAAGGCAAGAAGAGGGCGGGGACATCTTGAATAGAGCTTTGGAAACCGCTAATTCCGGAGGCTGTTCTGACGGCACATTTTTCCAAATATATAATTTGTTGGCCAGGCATCACCAATCCACAAACGACTTCAAGCAGGTTGTATATTGGGCCGAAAAAGCCGCCGGGATAGAGATATCCGACCAGATAGAAAAGGCGAAATTATTTAATAATTTAGGCTATAGTTTATGGCAGGAAGGCGAGTTAATTAAGGCCAAAACATATTTAGATAAAAGCATTAGCCTGTTGGAGCAGGAAGGGCAGAATAATATTTTATGTTATGCCCTGTGCAACTTAGGCCTAATAAACATTAGCCTAAAAGATTGGGGCAATGCTCTTTTGTGTTACCAGAAAGCGGAAAACAATTTTAATGTGGATGATAGTTTTGCCTTAAAAGCCAATATAATAGTTAATTTAGCGTTGGTATACGAGAAGCTAAACCAGATTAAGCTATCAAAAGAAAAGTATCTACAAGCAAGCGGAGTTTATCGTGAAATTGCTGATATAACGGGAATGGCAATAAGCTTATCTAACTCTGCTTTGCAGGATCAGATATTAGGTAAAACGGCATACGCCGTAAAAACATTAATTCATTGCCTGGACTTATCCCGAAAAAACAAGTTGGATTATGCTGAAGTTATCATTAGAAAAGACATCGGAATTGTTTGTATAGAAGACGACCGATATGGCGAAGGCCTTGATTGCATCCAAAAAGCTATGGCGGTCTCATCGCAAAAGAATCTGAAAATACATTGGGATTGCCTTTATTACGGGGCTTTGGCGGCAGGGAGCCTCAATGATCTTATATCTATGAACAATTATTTGATTATGGCAAAAGACAAGGCCGGCGACGCAATAGAAAAAGCGCAGCTTAAAATGCTGGAAGGATTTTATATGGCTAAAAATGGCGATATTAACAAAGGCGTGGATCTGGCCATGCAAGCCGCCGGTGAGCTAAAAGACAGCGGCGATGCTGCCGAATCGGCCAAGGCCTGGCTGAAGGCGGGTGAATTCGCCTTGGGAACGGATGGCTTTAACGATGCGGAAAAACTGATGCCGGGTCTTTTAACCGCCGAAGCCGAGTTTCAAAAAATGGGGGCGCCTGTTTATCTGGAACGCGCCAGAAATCTGATTCTAACGGCCGTCCGCAGGCTGTTTGCCCCGGGAAATATACTGCCCGGCGCTCAAATGCTGGAAGGGCTTTATCAAATAGCCGCTTTGCTGGATCCCGACAAAAATCAGGCCGAGTTGGCTCAAAGCTGTTTAGACGTAACGGTAAAGCTGCTCAATGCCGAACGGGGCGGCCTGTTTTTGACCGATGAAAATTCAAAACTTTTCCTGGCGGCCAAAGTGGACCTGGATCCCGATACCCAGAACGACGCGCTGGAATTTTCTTCCCATGCCGTGATGGCGGCGGCCGCCGGCGAAACCATGGTGGTATCCAACGACGCCCAGTTAGATGAGTCTCTTAAATCGCGCTTAAGCGTCAAACGGAATGCCATCCGTTCGCTGTTGTGCCTGCCATTAAAATCAAGGGAAGGAACGCTGGGCGCCATTTATCTGGATTCCCGGCTGAAACCTGGAATATTCAACCAGGCCCAAAGGGATTTTACCAGGGCTTTAGCCCAGATATTGGGCGCGGTCATAGAAAGCCATCGCTTGCTGGAAGAATTGCGTTCCAAGAACCTGGAACAGCAGGAAACAGGCTCCAAAGCTCTGGCCGGGTTGATTGGGAATTCGGCCGCGGTAAAAAAAATGATCAAACGGATCAAAGCCGCGGCCCCCACCGATGTAACGGTGCTGTTGGACGGGGAATCGGGCGCCGGCAAGGAAATGGCGGCCCAGATAGTGCACCAGCTTTCGAACCGCCGGGATAAAAAGTTCCTGGCCCTGGACTGCGGCTCCCTGCCGGAAACGCTGCTGGAATCCGAGCTGTTCGGTTATATCAAAGGGTCTTTCACCGGAGCCCACAAGGACAAGGCCGGGTTGTTTGAGGCGGCCGACGGCGGCACGGTATTTTTGGATGAGATCGCCAGCGCCAGCCCGGGTGTTCAGGCCAGGCTGTTAAGGGTGATAGAGGCCGGAGAGATCAGGCGGATCGGCAGCGAAACGGTAAGCTTGGTGGACGTCCGGATGATTTGCGCTACCAACAAGGACCTGGAAATTGAGATCAACGCGGGGCGGTTCAGGGAAGATCTGTATTACCGGCTGAAGGTGATCAGGATAAGCATTCCTCCTTTAAGGGAAAGGAGCGAGGATGTGCTGGTATTGGCCGAGTATTTTAAAAACAAATATCAAAAAAAATTCAATAAAGGCAGTTTGTCCTTTGACGAAGGGGCAAA
The window above is part of the candidate division TA06 bacterium genome. Proteins encoded here:
- a CDS encoding sigma 54-interacting transcriptional regulator codes for the protein MAALYQRVSRWAPAIELWERLAGSLSGEWEYHQTLAKLHANKGDYAKALEALEEGSKTAKNDDQQYLYLAYKGWALGLQGRQEEGGDILNRALETANSGGCSDGTFFQIYNLLARHHQSTNDFKQVVYWAEKAAGIEISDQIEKAKLFNNLGYSLWQEGELIKAKTYLDKSISLLEQEGQNNILCYALCNLGLINISLKDWGNALLCYQKAENNFNVDDSFALKANIIVNLALVYEKLNQIKLSKEKYLQASGVYREIADITGMAISLSNSALQDQILGKTAYAVKTLIHCLDLSRKNKLDYAEVIIRKDIGIVCIEDDRYGEGLDCIQKAMAVSSQKNLKIHWDCLYYGALAAGSLNDLISMNNYLIMAKDKAGDAIEKAQLKMLEGFYMAKNGDINKGVDLAMQAAGELKDSGDAAESAKAWLKAGEFALGTDGFNDAEKLMPGLLTAEAEFQKMGAPVYLERARNLILTAVRRLFAPGNILPGAQMLEGLYQIAALLDPDKNQAELAQSCLDVTVKLLNAERGGLFLTDENSKLFLAAKVDLDPDTQNDALEFSSHAVMAAAAGETMVVSNDAQLDESLKSRLSVKRNAIRSLLCLPLKSREGTLGAIYLDSRLKPGIFNQAQRDFTRALAQILGAVIESHRLLEELRSKNLEQQETGSKALAGLIGNSAAVKKMIKRIKAAAPTDVTVLLDGESGAGKEMAAQIVHQLSNRRDKKFLALDCGSLPETLLESELFGYIKGSFTGAHKDKAGLFEAADGGTVFLDEIASASPGVQARLLRVIEAGEIRRIGSETVSLVDVRMICATNKDLEIEINAGRFREDLYYRLKVIRISIPPLRERSEDVLVLAEYFKNKYQKKFNKGSLSFDEGAKRAIVMHNWPGNIRELENTIQKAVLLTSQRRITENELEIEGYRVDNAQSIRENHEGSQRQLIIRSLESAGYNFTKAAKIYGVSKRHFYRLTGKHGIKRDKNVK